A genomic segment from Methanoplanus limicola DSM 2279 encodes:
- a CDS encoding metal-dependent hydrolase — MDFLTHAFSMILLGGHMDIYLVCFGVIGTVLPDMDILMQRFSYTDSRLYIFSHGGITHSIAGSIILSVTGFITICLLQLAGILSLPAEPGFRIFGFGMILGGALLHVTLDYLACPGIPLLYPFSDKKYTLGIFPGPSIFLTIISVVFLVLLITGLITEFADTGGIYTWGIIFFTVIAFALIKKSFVAGRFRGHEAIPTFNPLHWILISDNGKEYTVSRYSITKGVYEESTYKKTDGVGEEDIKGLADDPEMKRLRYYSYLIIFERKDGKVRAYDPLRVSGLIFYPPKFRECEFIEEHKQQR; from the coding sequence ATGGATTTCCTCACTCATGCCTTCTCCATGATCCTCCTCGGAGGGCATATGGACATTTATCTGGTGTGTTTTGGCGTTATCGGGACGGTTCTTCCTGATATGGATATCCTTATGCAGCGCTTCTCCTATACCGACTCCCGCCTGTACATCTTCTCCCACGGCGGGATCACCCACAGCATTGCAGGGTCGATAATTCTGTCGGTCACCGGATTTATTACAATCTGCCTCCTGCAGCTCGCCGGGATATTATCGCTTCCGGCAGAACCCGGATTCCGGATATTCGGCTTTGGGATGATTCTCGGCGGAGCACTCCTGCATGTGACGCTCGATTACCTTGCCTGTCCCGGGATACCGCTGCTCTACCCGTTTTCGGATAAGAAATACACCCTCGGCATATTCCCCGGCCCAAGCATCTTCCTAACGATTATAAGCGTTGTATTTCTGGTTCTGCTCATTACGGGACTTATTACAGAATTTGCAGATACCGGCGGGATTTATACATGGGGGATAATCTTCTTCACAGTCATCGCCTTTGCTCTCATAAAAAAGAGCTTTGTCGCCGGCAGGTTCAGGGGTCATGAGGCAATTCCCACATTCAATCCCCTGCACTGGATACTCATATCGGATAATGGGAAGGAGTACACTGTCAGCCGGTACTCCATAACCAAAGGCGTGTATGAGGAATCAACATACAAAAAAACGGACGGTGTCGGAGAGGAGGATATCAAAGGCCTTGCAGACGACCCGGAGATGAAGAGGCTGAGGTATTATTCGTACCTCATTATATTTGAACGGAAAGATGGAAAAGTCAGGGCATATGATCCCCTGAGGGTTTCGGGACTGATTTTTTACCCGCCGAAATTCCGGGAATGTGAATTTATTGAAGAGCATAAGCAACAGAGATGA
- a CDS encoding DUF4062 domain-containing protein gives MKSIFISSTYEDLINERKKVIETIDRLDSTEAIAINEKIPSNPNPSPEVCLSYLQKSDLVILILGSKYGSEDPKENISITELEYNEAKKLEIPVLVFIKTDDNGTWIADKEDVNKKNKLEKFKKKLDFERTRVKFKTPDELCYEITTALYNFESENGEIGIKNPQFLTGESFFKPFLEKNHLFNYCQTFFGRIKIIEELFSFVESEKNVLILFGRGGIGKTKLLYEFYKQLSEEEGCKIWFLRDNAQFSKDSFKQLPLKKKNLIIIDDVHRQNSLFELLKIAIEKPESIQLIFSTRNYGLEYIKNLIFQSGFDPSDIEILPEITNLKRKDLIALADSILDNNHKYFTNPLVSVAKDSPLVLVIEAKLINENSIDPALLSNNENFKNIVFSRFQDIQIGDISRIFDKTDIKKILSLLSAIQPIDLIKLDVRQSELSEKISEFTKIELEQVISIISELESAGVLLKRRYGGLRITPDTFSDYLLKEACVTKNGYITGYSDKVIDTFYNLSFKEIITNFAELDWRIQACGNSIDLMNNIWTKIFQDFELGPNLFRHHILISIEKIANIQPRKSLELVEFTLNNPSTDNVNYSGLKEYTHEDVKDKIPKILQNISYNLKYLPKCCDLLWELGKNKEGILHSDLNHPIRILQDIAEYGYSKPKEVQEIILDSVEKWIKDPSKYYTLHSPLDVIDPILKKDGDDHWLKGNTIEITSFMISYQKTKLIRKRALDIISLASTQKSTKISLRAIQSLAEMLRPPRPIHGRKISQEELSQWIPEEKEILDLFEKIVNGTKDPIVKIKIRQELKTYARDCKDEDNQRHARKIIKKIRDNFDIRLMKALLFSFDDDYRFDYEKRIKDTDTKIEKTIHDFISKNQSYDKIYSTLNRLIYNLENEQIYHQPGRFFYLLGKLYPKKSGMMCQKIISDNSSALDKYYGTILSGIIQSDTKLAGQFIKKGIQSNRLLICRSIAFGYSNGWLQGGIKKGELSIIEKMLNSSDGLIKEYAISSLSKFPESKNRMIKTIALNLEIEDNISYADAFLELFTPPKSKKSITFTKPEITKILKKLVILPLLTRNYNSRGYYICNFLNYASEKNPEAMLSFFLERIMHAQEINDNSWNRYEPIPFPENFHCIENFYKHSEYKNLLKKFLYEAYNAKGNKYNYVQLFEILSNNYSEDALQVLKNWPDYKNQDEILFCCDLLKEASPKFLIEYPDIIHIILESSLKINEALLDNVKRKLFAIAKFSPRFGSVGEPYPIDIELKNGAEDCVNNFSEGSVTNQFYNELAKMAVGWMEESILDDEDLID, from the coding sequence ATGAAATCCATATTTATCAGTTCAACATATGAAGACTTAATAAATGAAAGAAAGAAGGTAATTGAGACTATTGATAGACTTGATTCCACAGAAGCAATTGCAATAAATGAGAAAATACCTTCAAATCCTAACCCATCTCCAGAAGTCTGTTTATCTTATTTACAGAAGAGTGATTTGGTAATTCTAATTCTTGGTTCTAAATATGGTTCAGAAGATCCAAAAGAAAATATCTCAATTACAGAACTAGAGTACAATGAAGCAAAAAAACTTGAAATTCCGGTATTAGTTTTCATAAAAACCGACGATAATGGCACATGGATAGCTGATAAAGAAGATGTGAATAAAAAAAATAAACTTGAAAAATTTAAGAAAAAACTCGATTTTGAAAGAACAAGAGTCAAATTTAAAACTCCTGATGAATTATGTTATGAAATAACTACAGCATTATATAATTTTGAATCCGAAAATGGAGAGATAGGGATAAAAAATCCTCAGTTTTTAACAGGAGAGTCTTTTTTTAAACCCTTTTTAGAAAAGAACCATTTATTCAATTACTGTCAAACTTTTTTTGGAAGAATAAAAATAATCGAAGAACTTTTTAGTTTCGTAGAATCTGAAAAAAATGTATTAATATTATTCGGAAGAGGAGGAATTGGAAAAACTAAACTGCTTTATGAATTTTATAAACAATTATCAGAAGAAGAAGGATGTAAAATATGGTTTTTACGTGATAATGCACAATTTTCAAAAGATTCGTTTAAGCAACTTCCTTTGAAGAAGAAAAATCTAATTATTATTGACGATGTACATCGCCAAAATAGTTTATTTGAACTTTTAAAAATTGCAATTGAAAAACCAGAATCTATACAATTGATTTTTTCAACTAGAAATTATGGATTAGAATATATAAAAAATCTAATTTTCCAAAGCGGATTTGATCCAAGTGATATTGAAATTTTACCTGAAATTACTAATTTAAAGCGTAAAGATCTAATAGCTCTTGCAGATTCAATACTGGATAATAACCACAAATATTTTACCAACCCTCTTGTATCTGTAGCAAAAGACTCACCACTGGTTCTTGTAATAGAAGCTAAGCTAATAAATGAAAATTCAATAGATCCTGCACTATTATCAAATAATGAAAACTTTAAAAACATCGTTTTTAGTAGATTTCAAGACATTCAGATCGGTGATATCAGTAGAATATTTGATAAAACAGATATAAAGAAAATTCTCAGTTTGTTATCTGCTATCCAGCCCATTGATCTAATTAAATTAGATGTAAGACAAAGCGAACTATCTGAAAAAATATCAGAGTTCACAAAAATTGAACTGGAGCAAGTAATCTCAATAATCTCAGAATTAGAATCGGCTGGAGTATTATTAAAAAGAAGATATGGTGGATTAAGAATAACTCCAGATACTTTCTCGGATTATCTATTAAAAGAGGCTTGTGTAACTAAAAACGGATACATCACTGGATATTCGGACAAAGTGATAGATACTTTCTATAATCTTTCTTTTAAAGAGATAATTACCAATTTTGCTGAATTAGACTGGCGTATACAGGCTTGTGGCAATTCTATTGATTTAATGAATAATATTTGGACAAAAATATTCCAAGATTTTGAGCTTGGACCAAATTTATTTCGTCATCATATTTTAATATCTATTGAAAAAATTGCTAACATTCAACCTAGGAAATCGCTTGAACTTGTAGAATTTACGTTAAATAATCCTTCAACAGACAATGTAAATTATTCCGGATTGAAAGAATATACTCATGAAGATGTAAAAGATAAAATCCCAAAAATTCTTCAAAACATTTCGTATAATCTAAAATATCTCCCCAAATGTTGTGATCTCCTATGGGAACTTGGGAAAAATAAAGAGGGAATTTTACACTCCGATCTCAATCATCCGATAAGGATTCTTCAGGACATTGCAGAATATGGGTATTCTAAACCCAAAGAAGTTCAGGAAATAATTTTAGATTCCGTGGAAAAATGGATTAAAGACCCCTCGAAATATTACACTCTTCATTCTCCACTTGACGTAATTGATCCAATCCTGAAAAAAGATGGAGATGACCACTGGCTGAAGGGAAATACAATTGAAATTACATCATTTATGATAAGCTATCAAAAAACCAAATTAATCAGAAAAAGGGCTTTAGATATAATATCTTTAGCTTCTACACAAAAATCCACAAAAATAAGTTTAAGAGCAATACAGAGCCTTGCAGAAATGTTGCGCCCTCCCAGACCAATCCACGGAAGAAAAATTTCACAAGAAGAATTATCTCAATGGATTCCAGAAGAAAAGGAAATTTTAGACTTATTTGAAAAAATAGTTAATGGAACAAAAGATCCTATTGTTAAAATTAAAATTCGACAGGAATTAAAAACTTATGCAAGAGATTGCAAAGATGAGGACAATCAAAGACATGCCAGAAAAATAATTAAAAAAATAAGAGACAATTTTGATATTCGCTTGATGAAAGCTCTTCTTTTTTCATTTGATGATGATTACAGATTTGATTATGAAAAAAGAATTAAAGACACCGATACTAAAATCGAAAAAACAATTCATGATTTTATCTCAAAGAATCAATCCTATGATAAGATCTATTCCACTCTAAATAGATTAATTTACAACTTAGAAAATGAACAAATTTATCATCAACCGGGACGTTTTTTTTATCTTTTAGGGAAATTATATCCAAAAAAGTCAGGGATGATGTGTCAAAAAATAATATCAGATAACTCATCAGCCCTTGATAAATATTATGGAACAATCTTATCCGGGATAATCCAATCTGACACTAAACTTGCAGGTCAATTCATAAAAAAAGGAATTCAATCCAATCGATTATTAATTTGCAGATCAATTGCCTTTGGATATTCAAATGGATGGTTACAAGGAGGGATTAAAAAGGGAGAACTATCCATTATTGAAAAAATGCTAAATTCATCTGATGGTTTAATTAAAGAATATGCAATCTCATCACTTTCTAAATTCCCTGAATCGAAGAATAGGATGATAAAAACAATTGCATTAAATTTAGAGATTGAAGATAACATCTCTTATGCAGATGCTTTCTTAGAACTTTTTACTCCACCAAAATCAAAAAAAAGTATTACTTTTACTAAACCCGAAATAACGAAAATTTTAAAGAAATTAGTAATATTACCATTATTGACAAGAAATTATAATTCAAGGGGATATTACATTTGTAATTTTTTAAATTATGCAAGTGAAAAAAATCCAGAAGCAATGCTTTCTTTCTTTTTAGAGAGAATAATGCATGCTCAGGAAATTAATGATAATTCATGGAATAGATACGAACCAATTCCATTTCCTGAAAATTTTCATTGCATAGAGAATTTCTACAAACATTCGGAGTATAAAAATTTATTAAAAAAATTCCTATATGAGGCATACAATGCAAAAGGTAACAAATATAATTATGTGCAATTATTTGAAATCTTATCGAACAATTATTCTGAAGACGCTCTTCAAGTCCTAAAAAATTGGCCAGATTATAAAAATCAAGATGAAATTCTATTCTGCTGTGATTTACTAAAAGAAGCTTCTCCAAAATTCCTTATAGAATATCCAGATATTATTCATATAATTCTTGAATCATCATTAAAAATTAATGAGGCTCTATTAGATAATGTTAAAAGAAAACTCTTTGCAATTGCAAAATTTAGTCCCAGATTTGGATCTGTAGGCGAACCTTATCCTATTGATATTGAATTAAAAAATGGAGCTGAAGACTGTGTAAATAATTTCTCTGAAGGATCGGTTACAAACCAGTTTTATAATGAATTAGCCAAGATGGCAGTGGGATGGATGGAAGAATCAATTCTGGATGACGAAGATTTAATCGATTAA